TCATCACACCGTGGGGTTCGCTATTTGTTCCCTATCAGCAACTTCCATAGCAAGCCTGTCTCTGTATGCTCAAAACAGTTCCTAACCCGGCTAGCTCAGGCTGGTAGCTATAGAATGTCATCATAAGGCAGAGACCAGGGCTGTCCGAGTCTGGAATGCAAACTTGCCTAGCAATTGTGATGATGTATGAAGTAGAGCAGAACATAGCTCATACTTCTGGGTCACTAGCAGCAAACCAAAGTGAGGTGGCCCAGGAGACACCTTGGGAGCAGGTAAGTGCAGAAACAGAGTCTCCTCCAGTTCAGAGCTCCgcatcagcctctgtaccaggcCTGCACGTTCCATATTGAGCTCAGTGCTCACAAACCTGGTCTCCTGTCCAAACGTCTCCTCTGGACACGGGATGCAAAAGAGCGTGTTGGGAGTGGGACAATGCAAGTCACTCAGCAATACCTGCCTGTGCTCGGCTGGAAGGAACCGAGGTAGCATCTAGGATTGGGCCCGGCGACAGATCACTGTAAGCTctcttgccagcacacaggtgagCTCTGGAACCTCTGCAAGCATTTAAAGGGTTGGCTGCTATGTGAGACAAGAGAGTTTTTAGCAAGCTGCAACAGGCTTTGGGGTCCCTTTTGGATTAATTAACCAACATGGAAATCCCTCCCTTTCACTTCAGTTCCTTTCAGATCCCCTACAAGTCACCACGCTCTGCTCAAAGTAGCCCCATATGCCAGCCTCCCCTCAGAAGCACATCACACAGGAGTGTCTGCACAATCAAGTCACACAGGGTACCTGGACACTGCAGCTGCAAGCGAACGAGCTGCTCAGCTTGGGCAGACAGCCTCGCAGTATAGCCAGCCATGTGCACTGGAGCTCAGACTCAGCTGGGCGTGTAGATCCATGCTCAGGCAACTAGCCCAAGATGCCACTGgtgccacaacatccacacagctattttcagtGTGCTAGCTCAAGCCCTGTCAGTAAGAGTCTGTGTACCTGTGAGTTCAAACCCTGAAGgcgccatttagggatctggggcaaaaaaaatctgtctggggattgttcttgctttaagcagggggttaaactagatgacctcctgaggtcccttccaactctgatactctatgatttagtgtggggggggggggcgtggagGACAGATAGctttgtggtttgagcattggcctgctaaacccagggttgtgagctcaatccttgagggggccaattagggatctggggcaaaatcagtatttggccctgctagtgaaggcagggagtccttccagttctatgagataggtatctccatatatttataccTCAGCTGGGAGGCTTCTGTACCCAGAGAAAGTGAGCAGCACTTTACACAGCCACTAACACAAGCAGATAATCGCTGGCTCCTGATCAGGATCATCCAGAGATCCTGGTGGCTGCTACCTGAACTCCTGCATCTTCCAGTCTGTGCCTACCTGTGTAGCCAGCATCCACTGTTACCCAAGCTCTTGGATTACAGTTACTATCTCAAAATAGTGCAGAAGAAGCAAAGGTCCCAGCAGTCTCCTTTTGAGAGCATCCACTGCCACTGGTGCCTTGGACACAAGCTATGGGCTCAGATGACGCTGAGCATCTTGAACTCCCTCTCTCTCAGCCAGGATCTGGGTGCTCAACACCTCACAGAAccagccctctgcactgcagGCACCACCACTGGGAAGCTGTCCAGTTtcaagggagggaaggggaggactgGTGTTTCCTTTTAGTGTCACGCCCCCACATCTCACCCTGCAGGAAGCCTGTTAggccctctcccaccccacactTCAGAGCAGCACAGGAAACCTGCATGTTCTCTCTTGCTTTGTCCAAAGGAAGTGGTGTGCAACTGTACAAGGATCAGGTAGTGTGTTTTTACAGCAGCCAGGCGACCATGACCACTgacttcctgcagctgctcctcatACCCCTGCTTGGCCCTCCGGCCCCCAAGACATTCCTCTTCTCAGAGAGCCAGTTGGTCAGAAGAGTTTGGAGGGGGACAGTGTGAGCAGACAAGCCACAGGCAAGGGACGAGATGGGGTCACAGCACTGCACACTCCAGGCAGCCCAACCAGACTCTAGAGGAGGAAGGAGCAGACAGCCCATGAAACTCCTCCAGGCACATTCCAGAGACTGGGCCTGTTCACTCACGCTCCTGGCAACTCCCAGGCATGAGGTCTGACAAACACAAACTGCTCTGACTGGCTCACaggcgcagcagcagcagcatgccagGGAGTGAGCAAGCTTCCAGAGTTACTGTGGCCCTCCAAAACTGGAGTTAGTGCAAGTCTCAAAAGCACCCGGCAGCAACCCATTCTGGGGCTTCTCTTTGATGATGCAGCCACATCAGCCCGAGAAGACAGCAAAGGTACAAGAAAGTATTGCTTCCTGTGTTCCCCACTGCACTCAGGTCTGACAACACAGAAGGGACCCACTGCTTCCGTTACGTGCTGCACTCTTCCAGACCCAGTCTCCCCGCAGCAAATGGGCAATTTCTATTGGCACCAGCACTTACTGGCATTCCTCTCTTTTATATTAGCAGTTAAAGCAGGGAACTTGAGTCAGGGCTCccgggttctactcccagctcagCCATTATCTGTGATATTGTGAGCAACCTATTTCACCTCTCCATCTGCAGCTCCCGCATCTGTTAGACAGGGTTAAATCCTGCTAACCTACCTCACAAGGGCACTGAGAAATAAGAAAAAGGAGTTGGGGCCTAATTCTGACAACGCTTATATCCGGGTAACTCGAGAGTAAAGCCACGGACCCCAGTGGAGTGGCAGATATCTTGCCTGCAGTATTTTAAGGAAAGCCAGTCCTTGGGCTGTCTGTTTTACAATGTTCCTCTAGCCTCTCTTTCATGTGGTCTTCAGCAGGTGAGTTAAGCTTGAAGTCTCTAGTACATTACTCATGAGCCTCTGATCAGAGATGTTGGCTCAAATCCAGTGAGAAAAACTAGTGCATATTTGTTCtagtaaaggggaaaaaaaactaacGTTGTTTATTGGACATATCTGGAGGCTACCACAAGTTAATGGCAGGTTAATTAGCCCTATCTTGTGGTAGCCCACTTGGCTACTATGGTGCCAAGAGATTTGTTCCTCATCTCAGAGGTATTCACTAAATGAGCTCTCTACAGCCTGTCTGGTTTGGCACAGAGGAAACACGACCTGTGGGAAAAGGCCCTTTCTTCCAgcattcagagtagcagccatgttagtctgtatccgcaaaaagaacagggagtacttgtggcaccttagaaactaacaaatttatttgagcataagcttttgtggccattgcatgcatccgatgaagtgggctgtaacccacgaaagcttatgctcaaataaatttgctaatCTCTATGGTgccccaagtactcctgttcttcaagTAATGAAATTCATGTTCCCCATGTAACTGTATTTCCTCCTATTATTTAATCTCATCTCCTCACTGAAGATGCTTGTGTTTGACTGACTCACAGAGCAATGAATGAGACACACAAACCCTATCGGCACATTAATAAATAAGCGATATGTGAAAAGCCTTTACAGCATTTCCAGGCAGTGGAACATAAACAAAAGAAGCCTGGAATAAATCTACTTCATGGACAGGGAAGAGGGTTGGTCAGATCTCTGGTAAGCATGACTGGAGCGTGTGTGGGGTGGGATGAATGTGAAAATCTCTGTATGTAGGGAAAACATAGAATTTAGGAGAGAAACATGAACCAACCAAATCAAATCCAGCCACATGTGAAGTTAGTGCCCTCCTCAGTGGGCTCAGAAAAAAGGCCAAGGGACCATCTCCAGGGCAGCAGCAAGACTTACTGGACAGCAACACAGAGGAAGCTAGCTctgccctcccactcccagcgctgtaagctaatctgGAAAGAGAAGATTCCTGTCTCCAACACGAATAATCCACTGTGAACTTCGCATACAAACTTCAGCATCGAGTTAGACACCCTAGCAACACTGCCATCCCTGATCCACACACAAGAGAACtatgggggaaggaagagagtgACAAAGCAGTGCAGCCCAGCCAGCAGGGCTGAGCTAGGAGAAAGGATGCACTAGGACGTGGTTTTGTGGTGTGGCAGAGCTGTTGTAGAGGAAGAATCAAAGGTCTTGACCCACCCCGAAGTACAGCCACCATGGCCAGGTTGGAGATCAGACCTGTAAGCCCCAGCAGATAGCTAGCAAGAGTAATGGGCACCATGCTAATGTCTGGGGGGCTGTATCTGGGCCACCGTACattttcattaataaagatgaattCCTGCTGGTGATTGCCTCCCGACTTGGAGACACTCTTCTCTAACTTTGGCTGTGGAGGCTGAGGGGGCCAGCAGAGGGAGAGGACGAGTGCTTGTATTTATGTACTGGAGATCTGTACAAGCCAACCAAAACAGCTGCATCCTGGGCTTGTCAGCAACTTGCTGACCAGCAAGTCAGAAGGAAGCTCTCTTTCTGGAACTGGGCTGGTTTCAGGTCTTGAGTCAGAGGGTTCAAATGCAGACCATGATCTTGGAATAAGGTCACTCAGCAGCTATGAGAAAAAGCTGGGACCTCAGGTCCCACCACATCCAAGTTCTACTACTACAGCTCATCATCCTATGCCTCCTCTCTAGCTTTTAGGAGCAGGACTAGAGGGAGGATATGCTCTtccaacacagacacacacaagctGGGACTCTCAGCTTGCCTTCTGAAGAGCCAACCAAAAACATATACATGTTCCTTTGCAAGAAGACTAGAATCAGCAGCTTCCTGGATGTTGGGCTTTCTACCAAACCTGCCACCGCCCTGATCTTGGTTTGTCACCTCCAGACGCCCACTCTCAGATGTGCATAGTGCACATTTGTAGCCCCTCTGTGCAGGGGTGGGAGAAGCTGCAGAGAACCCATTGGTTCACTTTGCAAATACAGGATGGAGACTGTCACAGCAAGAATGGGTTTAAATGGCTCAACTGCTTACAATGCCCAAGATATTTAAGACAACAGTTTCACCACACATAATGTGTGTCCCATCAGAGCTGATGGGACAGAAAACTTATGATAATCCTAACAAGACACAGCAAACCAGAACACAAATGGCTGGGCATCTCCTGAGATCAGCAGAGGACTATCATATAAAGTGATCTGGTTTTTCAAAGAGCTTCAGACCTTCAAGGACTGGGAATCCTGAGGCTGCTGCTGGTGGACTTTCCAGGTACATTTAGGGTATTTACATCTTGTACAATTCTCACAACCTCCTGTGATGAAGCTGTGCGTGGGGTCAGCATGATATGGATTGAGGTATGCATGCCTAAACAAGGCTGGGGATATGTCAGCCAGCCATACGTTCCTCATTTTACCATGGCCCTTCATAATTATATATTAGCACTGGCTTCTGTGAAAAGGCCTAGAGGAGTTATTCCCTGCCATCTgttttccccccacaaaaaaacaaacaaacaaatcatccCCTACTCTCTATCTTACGAAGAGACAACATCCTAAAAGCAAATCCACACGCTATCACAGACTTTGTGGCCTCCAATCAAATGAAGCATAAGAAAAGCCATGACCACCAAATAAGACCATGACTTTCCAATCACAGCTTCAGTTAAAAGGACAACTACAGTTAACTGGGGAGctagacccccccctcccctcaaggAAACCCTCTCAATAAGCAAAATTCATTTAAGTAAACAATAGAGACTCCTTTCCTAAGGAGAGGGCACTCATCTGACAGGAAGTGCTAACCAACCCACTCTCAGGGCAGTTTTATAGAATCATCCTGTCTGCAGTCTCTTCACATCTCTCCTACGAAGATCTAGAGGCTAAGAGGTAGTATTGTTCCTGTGTTACTGTACCCGAGAAATAGCAGTACAAGAGAGGCAGCTGGTCAGTAAAAATAGCCTGTCTCTTCTGAGGAGTATgcagagtgcctagcacaaggagACTGGTCTCATTTGATGCCTCGACACTCCTGCAATATAAATAAGATCCTCAGACAATCAGTTGTGTTCTGCAAGGAGGGAACATCCTCTGAAGGTTCCTCCTTGCAGAAGGAGATTAAAATCTATTCTAACAAAGGACCAAGTGCATTTAGGACCGAAACTTATGGACTCTGAATGCAATTTGAtgtatccaggggcggctctagggattttgccgccccaagcacagcaggcaggctgcctctggcggtttgcctgcggagggtccgctggttccacagcttcggtggactccgaagccacgggaccagcggcccctccacaggcatgcctgcaggaggtccactgaagccacgggaccagcagcccctcccgcaggcaagccgccagaggcagcctgcctgctgccctcgcagcaccccctccccccccacggcttgcagcaccaagcacgcgcttggtgtgctggggcctgaagccgccTCTGGATGTATCAGCAACTCACCCTGTTCTCATTCTCAAGTCCCCCTAACAAACGAATGGTATAGTCATCCAAGCCAGTATCAAGGCTTCTCTTCATTTACCAAAGCTTTGTTGTTTCAGCATTTTACTGTGGCTAATAGGGAGTGGTTCAGCTCCCGGCAGCAGTGGGACTACAAAGGAAGAGGAATTGCAGAGAACAATCTATTGTAGCATATTgaattcttctcccccccccacacacacacacacactccattctACCCATGGACAACAAAAGGCTACAGTAGACACATAGCTTGCTTCCCTCAAACTGCTCCTCTACGAAATTCCCCACAGACATGCCTGCACACGGAAGACATGGGAGGTgaataccaaaaaagaaaaaaaatcagacaagttTCCAGAATTATTAGTTTTTTGTGCTCCCATTTTCTCCTCTTATCAGTGGCACAGGGGCACCATCACATAAAGGGTTATTGACTTAGGCCAAACAGCGCAATACACTTCTTAGAGCAAACCCACAACATCCTACAGGACCCTGAAGCAGACACCAGAGAAACCAAGTGCCTAGAGTTTCACACAGACAGCAAAGCATTTTATATGCAATTTTTAGAGGGCAGTAGTAAAAGCACAATAGTAACAATAATGCGACAGTGATACATATGGCCTAAAATGGAACAATTCAAGGCTATTTGATCTAGACTTTGCTGATGACATCACTCTTATCAGCGAAGATGCCAACAGACTACAAAAAATGTACAAGCCAAATAAAAAGTAATGGAGAAGATAGGTTTGAGATacaatgcaaagaaatgtaaagtcATGTTAATAGGGATAGTGACTGAAATCAAAACTGATGAAGAGAAGGTGGACAATTTTACATATCTTAGAAGTTCTATCAGCCAAGATGGTAATATaggttcatagactttaaggtcggaagggaccattacgatcatctagtctgaccccctgcacaatgcaggccacagaatctcacccacgcactcctgtaacaaacccctaacctatgtctgagttattgaagtcctcaaattgtggtttaaagacctcaaggtgcagagaatcctccagcaagtgacccgtgccccatgctgcagaggaaggcgaaaaactgccctagagaaaaattccttcccaaccccaaatatggcgatcagtaaaaccctgagcatgtgggcaagactcaccaaccagcacccaggaaagaactctctgtagtaactcagatcccaccccatctaacattccatcacagaccactgggaatatttacctgctaataatcaaagatcaatacTAGTTccaaggaaagaagaagaagtGGGGAGACAAATGCTGCATTTGGAAGACTGAAAAACATCTCCCTCAAGACAAAACTGAATGTTTACAAAGCAATTGTTATTGCCATCACAACATACAGCAGTGAGACATGGCAACTTATGAAGAAAGACACTCAAAAGttggatgcatttcatcacaaaTCTCTGATAAGAATATTGGGAATAACATATAGAGATAGGAAGATGAgtgaagaagtcagaaaaattactggacaaggtaccctctcacaaataatctacaaaagaCGACATCAGTGGCTGGGACACGTGCTGAGAACGGAAAAAGAATGCTTACCAAATACTGCTCTTGAATGAAAGTCAGAAAACGCAAGAAAAAAGAGAAGACGACCACAAGTAACATGAAAACTAACAGTTCCGAACGACATCAAGCACCTCAACACGAAAtaggaagatttggagagaagggcagttgACAGGCAAGGATGGCAAAAGCACAGTGTGCAGCAAAGCACAGGATGGACTAAGGTCTAAGTAAGAGCACAAACTTTCACTAATTCACACTAAAAACTGGGAGATCCAGgaggtttttttaaatccatttttcaAATTAGCTAGTAAGCGAGAAAACATTTGAGAAGTTCAGATTCTGTCTCTCAGAAAGATACTTTGAGAATGGTACTGAGCTCTAACTGAACTAGTGTCATCGCATACAGAGAATGCTATCAAGAACACTGTAGAATATTCAGTATAATGAAGCTTTAGGAATACAAGGCCTACAGTACCACCTCTGCAATAAAAATCTTTGCTGGGAGGTGCAAATCAGTGAGATTCTACTGCAACAATGATACTTTGAACTTCTGTAGCAGCTTTCAGGAGATCacaaaatgccttacagaagtatcttctttttaaaaatcgagatggaaactgaggcagatacAGATGATGTGTCTTGCATAATGTCACATGGCAAGGCAGCTAGgaacagaccccaggagtcctaactcccaATCCTGCGCTCCAGCTAATTGACTTAACCCAGATAATCAGGCAGGCAGTAAACAGCAGTAATTGTGCTTGTGGCACTCTGCAAACTAAGATTTTAACTCAGGACACCAGAGAGCATCCATCTGAGTGGCTGCAGCAACCCCTATGGATTGGGAGGAGTGGGAAGCAAGTCCTATGAGTCTTGCTTTGTACTCAATTCCCCTCTATGTTTTGCTCCCTAGTCTCAAACCCCTCTTGAAATGAGGCATTTTCCCAAGATGTACAGAGATTCCCAGAACCATGTCACATAACAAGAACATTTACAATATtcaggaagggggcggagggagaGAGAAGTCCCAGACTATTCCAGGAAACAAGACAACATCCCTGAAATGACTTCATAGCAGAGAGgactcccacctcttcccccgtCCCAGATCAGAGACAATCCCACTGGGAGAGCCAGGTTCTTTCCACCCAGTCCAGCCAACAGAATGGTTCAAGAGTGGAGGTCAGGAACAGGGAAGGGAGCTTCCTCCCTCCACTCAGCCTAGCATATTTCCTGTAGCAGTGCCCAACTGGCTCCCTAGCCTAGTCAAGCAGGCCAAAGaagccattttctctctctctctccatttgctCCAGGGCATCATGACCATACCAGATAGTTGGATGGGAAACCGCCTTTGGCCTCTTCCTGGCCTTTTATAAGAAGAAATGAGAAATTCCTACTTCTCATTTTCCGAGGTTCTTGTGaccctctcttctccttcctcttttctGAGGACATCTGGACAATAAGGACTGTAACCAACTCCCTTTCATATACAATACCGAAACCCATTTCAATCCTTCCAAGTCAATGGCTTGAACTGTAGTGAGTTTACACCAGCCTCAGCCCACTTTTGTCAGTTGCTAGACCCCCACTTGACACTTTTAAAAGGTACATCAATATTCTTTCTCCAGGGAGTCTCCCCCTTTCTCCTTCCAGGAGACAGAACACAAGAGTTAATGCCAGCCTCAACTCTTACACCAGGCACTCTAGGGAAGTAAAGGGCAGGTATTGCCCTGAGTCAGTTGTGGCCCATGTGCAGTTCTATAACCCAGCAAACCAGTGGTGACAGGTCCCAGCCACCCATCATCTACCTTGGGGAGAGCCCCTGGGGCCCACTCTCTCCCATGGCTGCAATCTGCTCCTTTCCAGGTAACTCCCATGTGCCCCTTGCACCCCCAGTGAGTTCCAGCGGGTCCCCCGTTTCCTTAGACAAGCCGGAAAGCCAGCTGGATACCCCCCCTTCCGGGTTCCATTGCCGAAGCAGGAGACCGGGAGCCTGCCCGTAGGAAGCCCGATCCCCGAGCCCGGCCCGGCCGCGCCCCCGTCGGCCACGGGACTCACCGCTGTGCGCGCTGAACCAGCGGGGCGCGATGTGCAGGGGCAGCGCGTCGGCCAGCGAGGCTCGCGGGCCCAGGTACAGCATCCCGTCTCCATGGCGACCACCTCCCGTCTCCTGGTAACCATTGCCATGGGCGTAGGTGGAGTCTGCGCCCGAGCCGCCGCCGCCCGGGGCCCGCTCGGGGTCGCCCGCCGCCCGGGCCGCCGCGGCGTAGAGGCCGAAGGGGACCCCGCCGGCCGCGCTCGGGTCCATGCCCATGCCAGCCACCGAGCTGACGGAGCGGCTGCGCAGCCCCATGGCGCCGCCGCCGGCCCGGTAGTGACCGAAGTGGGGCGCCCCCCCGGGCGGGGGCACGGCGCTGTCGTCGGTGGAGACCCCCGGGAAGGGCCCCCGCGAGCGGGCCGCGGTGCTCTGCTTGCCGCCCATGGGCCGGCCCGCCGCCGCCCGACCGAGAGCGCTCAGCACAG
This Gopherus evgoodei ecotype Sinaloan lineage chromosome 12, rGopEvg1_v1.p, whole genome shotgun sequence DNA region includes the following protein-coding sequences:
- the ZNRF1 gene encoding E3 ubiquitin-protein ligase ZNRF1, which produces MGGKQSTAARSRGPFPGVSTDDSAVPPPGGAPHFGHYRAGGGAMGLRSRSVSSVAGMGMDPSAAGGVPFGLYAAAARAAGDPERAPGGGGSGADSTYAHGNGYQETGGGRHGDGMLYLGPRASLADALPLHIAPRWFSAHSGFKCPICSKSVASDEMEMHFIMCLSKPRLSYNDDVLTKDAGECVICLEELLQGDTIARLPCLCIYHKSCIDSWFEVNRSCPEHPSD